The Marinobacter sp. ANT_B65 genome has a segment encoding these proteins:
- a CDS encoding LutC/YkgG family protein: MNSRDIILQRLSERSGGKLHQPECDFSVLERPSSSVTERVEQFQKIIESVHGEVHRCTPESWIPQLSGILSSRGARNLLIPAAHQIGRALRDSGRDDLPELLIYDEPVTSWQAHLFNEVDASITSTRGGIAETGSLILWPTPDEPRLMSLVPPIHIAVLEASGLYTTFHEAMRVQNWKSGMPTNALLISGPSKTADIEQTLAYGVHGPKELIVLVIE; encoded by the coding sequence ATGAATTCCCGGGACATCATTTTACAGCGCCTGAGCGAGCGCAGCGGCGGCAAACTACACCAGCCCGAGTGTGATTTTTCAGTGCTGGAGCGACCATCTTCATCAGTAACTGAACGCGTTGAACAGTTTCAGAAAATCATAGAATCTGTGCATGGGGAAGTTCACCGGTGCACGCCAGAATCCTGGATCCCACAGCTTTCCGGAATCCTCTCATCCCGTGGCGCCCGTAACCTGCTCATTCCCGCGGCACACCAGATCGGGCGCGCATTACGTGATTCCGGGCGGGATGATCTGCCGGAACTGCTGATCTATGACGAGCCAGTCACCAGCTGGCAGGCTCACCTGTTCAATGAAGTTGATGCCAGTATCACCTCCACCCGCGGAGGTATTGCCGAAACAGGGTCACTGATCCTCTGGCCAACTCCGGACGAACCCCGGCTCATGAGCCTGGTCCCTCCTATCCATATTGCTGTGCTGGAAGCCTCCGGGCTTTACACAACATTTCATGAGGCAATGCGTGTCCAGAACTGGAAGTCTGGCATGCCAACAAACGCTCTGTTAATCTCCGGGCCATCCAAAACCGCCGACATTGAACAGACTCTGGCATATGGTGTTCACGGCCCCAAAGAACTGATCGTACTGGTTATCGAATGA
- a CDS encoding DUF3096 domain-containing protein: MTLHLELAPLISLGAGIAILVVPRLLKYIVAGYLIALGVLGLLGYSL; this comes from the coding sequence ATGACACTTCACCTCGAGCTTGCTCCACTCATCAGCCTGGGCGCAGGGATTGCCATCCTGGTGGTTCCACGACTGCTTAAGTACATTGTTGCAGGTTACCTGATTGCACTTGGTGTTCTGGGGTTGCTGGGATACTCGCTTTGA
- a CDS encoding formamidase, which translates to MASTGSVSAWEEALLVAMIQYPVPVIKGPEDIQVQVDQICKALASTKAGYPDLDLIVFPEYSTQGLNTAIWTYDEMLLTTDSPEIDQFKKACVDNDVWGVFSLMEKNEDPSKPPYNTAIIINSDGEIALHYRKLQPWVPIEPWSPGNYGMPVCDGPKGSKLAVCICHDGMFPELAREAAYKGANVYIRISGYSTQVNDQWIWTNRTNAWQNLMYTISVNLAGYDGVFYYFGEGTVCNYDGNVVQQGHRNPWEIVTAELFPRLVDKAREHWALENNIFNLGCRAYVGQPGGCKENYLTWVKDLAEGNYKLPWDDKVKVRDGWKYYPDGVKLGPMPK; encoded by the coding sequence ATGGCGAGTACAGGTAGTGTTAGCGCTTGGGAAGAGGCGCTTCTGGTTGCAATGATTCAGTACCCCGTTCCCGTGATCAAAGGGCCGGAGGATATCCAGGTTCAGGTGGACCAGATCTGCAAGGCCCTTGCCTCGACCAAAGCGGGTTATCCCGATCTGGATCTGATTGTTTTCCCCGAATATTCCACTCAGGGTCTGAATACAGCGATCTGGACCTATGACGAAATGCTGTTGACCACCGACAGCCCTGAGATAGACCAGTTCAAAAAGGCGTGTGTTGATAACGACGTTTGGGGCGTGTTTTCGCTGATGGAGAAGAACGAGGACCCATCGAAGCCCCCATACAACACAGCCATTATCATCAACAGTGACGGTGAAATCGCACTGCATTACCGCAAGCTGCAGCCCTGGGTGCCAATCGAGCCCTGGTCCCCCGGCAACTATGGCATGCCGGTTTGTGACGGGCCCAAGGGCTCCAAGCTGGCGGTCTGTATCTGCCACGATGGCATGTTCCCGGAACTTGCCCGGGAGGCTGCCTACAAGGGGGCCAACGTGTACATCCGCATCTCCGGTTATTCCACCCAGGTCAACGACCAGTGGATCTGGACCAACCGCACTAATGCCTGGCAAAACCTGATGTACACCATATCGGTCAATCTGGCCGGCTATGATGGTGTTTTCTATTACTTCGGTGAGGGTACTGTCTGCAACTACGATGGTAACGTGGTTCAACAGGGGCATCGTAACCCGTGGGAAATTGTCACGGCGGAGCTGTTCCCGAGACTCGTAGACAAGGCGCGTGAACACTGGGCCCTGGAGAACAATATCTTCAACCTGGGTTGTCGCGCCTACGTGGGCCAGCCTGGGGGGTGCAAGGAAAATTATCTCACCTGGGTCAAAGACCTCGCGGAAGGCAACTACAAGCTTCCCTGGGATGACAAGGTCAAGGTCCGGGATGGCTGGAAATACTACCCTGACGGCGTGAAGTTGGGGCCTATGCCGAAATAG
- a CDS encoding (Fe-S)-binding protein — protein MADPIKVYPPKPSHVYFYATCLVDMFYPDAGMAGIQLLEREGIRVIFPEDQTCCGQPAYTSGYHDEARAVARAQLDLFPEDWPIVVPSGSCGGMMRKHYPGLFRNTDQETKAAGIATRTWELTDFLLNVCHIKLEDLGEPTNVAMHTSCSARREMGIAEVGPRLIGQLNNVNLIEQVRAEECCGFGGTFAVRHPEISGAMVSEKVDTLTDTGAGTFVTTDCGCLMNIAGFAGKNQKPLSGQHILSFLWERTNPGKEDNS, from the coding sequence ATGGCTGATCCCATCAAGGTTTACCCGCCAAAACCCTCCCATGTTTATTTTTACGCGACCTGTCTGGTGGACATGTTCTACCCGGATGCGGGCATGGCTGGCATACAGTTGCTCGAGCGTGAAGGTATCCGGGTTATCTTCCCCGAAGACCAGACGTGTTGCGGTCAACCGGCGTATACATCCGGCTATCATGATGAAGCCAGAGCCGTTGCCAGAGCCCAGCTCGACCTGTTTCCGGAAGACTGGCCCATTGTAGTGCCTTCAGGTTCATGCGGCGGGATGATGCGCAAACACTATCCCGGCCTTTTCAGGAATACCGATCAGGAAACAAAAGCTGCCGGAATAGCTACCCGAACCTGGGAACTGACAGATTTTCTTCTGAATGTCTGCCACATAAAGCTGGAAGATCTGGGCGAACCCACCAATGTCGCCATGCATACTTCCTGCTCCGCGCGCCGTGAGATGGGTATTGCGGAGGTAGGCCCCCGGCTGATCGGGCAGTTAAACAACGTTAATCTGATTGAACAGGTTCGGGCGGAAGAATGCTGCGGTTTCGGAGGCACCTTCGCCGTACGCCACCCTGAAATTTCCGGAGCAATGGTCAGCGAGAAGGTGGATACCCTGACCGATACTGGCGCCGGGACATTCGTGACAACAGACTGTGGCTGCCTGATGAACATTGCAGGGTTTGCCGGGAAAAACCAGAAACCTCTCTCGGGCCAGCATATCCTGAGTTTCCTCTGGGAACGCACAAATCCAGGTAAGGAGGACAACTCATGA
- a CDS encoding ComEA family DNA-binding protein, producing MKHTPLFATLILLFTLATGSVHANQSVININSADAVTLTSLDGIGHNKAEAIVAYREANGPFKTPEDLAKVKGIGERTVEKNAERISVK from the coding sequence ATGAAGCACACACCTCTGTTCGCTACACTCATACTGCTGTTCACCCTGGCAACCGGGTCTGTTCATGCCAACCAGTCAGTTATCAATATCAACAGCGCTGACGCTGTCACTCTCACAAGCCTTGACGGCATCGGCCACAACAAAGCCGAAGCCATTGTTGCTTACCGCGAGGCGAATGGTCCCTTTAAAACGCCAGAGGATCTGGCCAAGGTAAAAGGCATCGGCGAGCGCACGGTTGAAAAGAACGCCGAACGCATATCGGTAAAGTAG
- the gloA gene encoding lactoylglutathione lyase — protein sequence MPKHFEQAPGLHDGPVPETEGYVFNQTMLRIKDPERSMDFYTRVMGMRLVRKLDFPEMKFTLYFLSYLDDRQAGLVPADDAHRTTYTFGREAMLELTHNWGTENDRDFAYHSGNEEPQGFGHIGIAVPDVYAACERFEDLKVEFVKKPDDGKMKGLAFIKDPDGYWIEILQPDMLEKQRKSS from the coding sequence ATGCCCAAGCATTTCGAACAAGCCCCGGGCCTGCATGACGGGCCGGTTCCGGAAACGGAAGGCTACGTATTTAACCAAACCATGCTGCGCATCAAGGATCCGGAGCGCTCCATGGATTTTTATACCCGGGTGATGGGAATGCGGCTGGTTCGCAAGCTGGATTTTCCGGAAATGAAATTCACTCTCTACTTCCTTAGCTACCTGGATGACCGACAGGCGGGCCTTGTGCCAGCGGATGACGCTCACCGGACTACCTACACGTTTGGCCGTGAAGCCATGCTGGAGCTGACCCATAACTGGGGCACAGAGAATGACAGGGATTTTGCGTACCACAGTGGCAACGAAGAGCCCCAGGGGTTTGGCCATATAGGTATCGCAGTGCCTGATGTTTACGCAGCGTGCGAGCGGTTTGAGGACCTGAAGGTTGAATTCGTCAAAAAGCCGGATGACGGTAAAATGAAAGGCCTCGCCTTTATCAAAGACCCTGACGGATACTGGATTGAGATATTGCAGCCGGATATGCTGGAAAAACAGCGTAAGAGTAGCTGA
- a CDS encoding DUF72 domain-containing protein translates to MAPPYFLGCPQWQHPSWNGALPPGKSPLDRYSRFFNCVEGNTTFYATPSQEQCQQWRLQVPNDFRFLLKFPRNITHDRLLSGVDMAVRDFLEVIAPLEDVLGPFLLQLPAAFGPEHLNNLWRFTDALPAPLKCSVEVRNSAFFSKGEAEKALNRGLRERNIARVCMDTRALFSAIPDNEITIEAQRKKPRVPVHLLPCDAAPVIRYIGHPELEANRRYLAPWVERVGTWIEQGQSPYFFLHMPDIGDALSLTEIWTRLLSERVEGLEPLRFNEEQPQMGLF, encoded by the coding sequence ATGGCACCTCCCTACTTTCTTGGCTGTCCTCAATGGCAACATCCTTCATGGAATGGCGCACTGCCTCCAGGCAAGAGCCCACTGGACCGTTACAGCCGGTTTTTTAACTGTGTGGAAGGCAACACGACCTTTTATGCCACACCCAGCCAAGAACAGTGTCAGCAATGGCGCTTACAGGTACCCAACGACTTCCGTTTTTTGCTCAAGTTTCCCCGCAACATCACCCATGACCGCCTGCTTTCCGGTGTCGATATGGCTGTGCGGGATTTTCTGGAGGTTATCGCACCACTGGAGGACGTACTCGGCCCATTTCTATTGCAGCTCCCTGCCGCATTCGGTCCGGAGCATCTGAATAACCTCTGGCGATTTACTGATGCCTTGCCAGCTCCCCTGAAATGCTCGGTGGAAGTCCGCAACAGCGCTTTTTTCAGCAAGGGCGAGGCCGAGAAAGCCCTGAACCGGGGACTTCGGGAGCGCAATATCGCACGCGTATGCATGGATACCAGAGCCCTGTTTTCAGCGATTCCAGATAACGAAATCACCATTGAAGCCCAACGAAAGAAACCCCGGGTACCCGTACATCTGCTTCCCTGTGATGCCGCTCCGGTAATCCGCTACATCGGCCACCCGGAACTGGAAGCAAACCGCCGCTATCTCGCCCCCTGGGTTGAGCGGGTGGGCACCTGGATTGAACAAGGGCAGAGTCCCTATTTTTTTCTGCACATGCCGGACATTGGCGATGCGCTATCTCTCACCGAGATCTGGACCCGGTTACTGAGCGAGCGGGTGGAAGGCCTTGAACCCCTTCGTTTTAACGAAGAACAGCCCCAGATGGGGCTGTTTTAA
- a CDS encoding DMT family transporter, producing the protein MIRGALLIALAALLWATTGIVAKFLFTGTELQATTLAFLRLAVALPFFWLLMRREQRLGDTPGVKVPGKPLRQLDLKSFAPLAALGFFQAIYQGSYLLAVDLTGAGIATLIALCLPPVLVALLAAPLLGEKPGLLTIMALITAVIGTAMLVLSDMDTSGTLRLAGILMALLAAVVYTGFTLTSRYSSKDTPVFTTAFICFFTAALILLPVVILSGGFEGIGRLKLQHWLMVAFIGIVPTCIGYVSFFAGMKTTPATLSSIIITLEPLFVALLAWIFLEEILGPVGIAGALILTVAVVVASRYGGKPDAVPKDDTQESI; encoded by the coding sequence ATGATTCGAGGCGCCCTGCTAATCGCCCTGGCAGCCCTGCTCTGGGCGACCACGGGGATCGTTGCAAAGTTTCTGTTTACCGGAACTGAGCTGCAAGCCACCACTCTGGCTTTTCTCAGGCTGGCTGTAGCCCTGCCATTTTTCTGGCTTCTGATGCGCAGAGAACAACGGCTGGGCGACACCCCCGGTGTCAAAGTACCAGGCAAGCCCCTCAGGCAACTTGATTTGAAATCCTTCGCCCCACTGGCTGCGCTTGGATTCTTTCAGGCGATTTATCAGGGTAGCTATCTGCTTGCGGTGGATCTGACTGGTGCAGGTATCGCCACGCTCATTGCGCTGTGCCTGCCTCCGGTTCTGGTAGCGCTGCTTGCAGCTCCGTTACTGGGAGAAAAGCCCGGGCTGCTGACCATCATGGCACTGATCACCGCCGTGATCGGCACCGCCATGCTTGTGCTCAGCGACATGGATACCAGTGGCACACTGCGCCTTGCGGGGATACTCATGGCGCTCCTCGCAGCAGTTGTCTATACAGGGTTTACGCTGACAAGTCGCTACAGCTCCAAAGACACACCGGTCTTTACTACAGCATTCATCTGCTTTTTCACAGCGGCCCTTATTCTTCTGCCCGTGGTGATACTCAGCGGTGGTTTTGAAGGCATTGGCAGGCTCAAGCTCCAGCATTGGCTAATGGTGGCCTTTATCGGCATTGTTCCCACTTGCATCGGATACGTGAGCTTCTTTGCAGGTATGAAAACAACCCCAGCCACGCTTTCCAGCATTATCATAACGCTGGAGCCACTGTTCGTTGCTTTGCTAGCCTGGATATTTCTGGAGGAGATTCTGGGGCCGGTTGGTATTGCCGGAGCATTAATACTCACCGTGGCGGTAGTTGTGGCTTCGCGCTATGGAGGAAAACCCGATGCCGTCCCGAAAGACGACACCCAGGAATCAATCTGA
- a CDS encoding lysylphosphatidylglycerol synthase transmembrane domain-containing protein: MTDNTDTSYQQRTSARRLVLFSLLFVALTAAGLYTVYDQFAGRSISFDTRLVSPQTLLAVTALLLVYFISDGLRLHYTLRALGHRLPFFVIFRLVFINLFFSNVTPMATGGGFAQIWYLHRHGVPVGRATAATTIRTVLAVLFIFSLTPVFLLTLSTFDDISITGDIGFALAILILLYLAFFIILLFRTRWLITPLSCLLRTLNRWHFISDIRHQHWQFKARREMLRFSHSFSDYLQGRPLFVILSVLFTAVFLLSLFSFPALLIYSLGYKVDYLVSVGLLVVTTFIMYFSPTPGASGISEGVFGSFFTGILSGNHLILVIVSWRLITIYLGMTIGLVVLQRELINSRRKSG; encoded by the coding sequence ATGACTGACAATACTGACACCAGCTACCAGCAACGAACCTCTGCGCGACGTCTTGTACTGTTCAGCCTGCTTTTTGTCGCACTCACGGCAGCAGGACTCTATACCGTGTATGATCAGTTCGCCGGTCGCAGTATCAGTTTCGATACCCGGCTGGTCTCGCCACAAACCCTTTTGGCGGTTACTGCCCTGCTGCTGGTGTATTTTATTTCTGATGGCCTGCGCCTGCACTATACCCTCCGGGCATTGGGGCACCGGCTGCCATTCTTCGTTATATTCCGCCTGGTTTTTATCAACCTGTTCTTTTCCAACGTTACCCCTATGGCTACCGGCGGTGGCTTTGCGCAGATATGGTATTTGCATCGCCATGGTGTGCCAGTGGGCAGAGCCACTGCGGCTACGACCATCCGAACGGTGCTGGCCGTACTTTTCATTTTCTCCCTTACGCCGGTCTTCCTGCTTACTCTGAGTACGTTTGATGACATTAGCATTACCGGCGACATCGGCTTCGCACTGGCCATCCTCATTCTGCTATACCTGGCTTTCTTCATTATCCTTCTGTTTCGTACCCGCTGGCTTATAACCCCGCTCAGCTGCCTGCTCAGAACACTTAACCGGTGGCACTTCATAAGCGACATACGCCATCAGCACTGGCAGTTCAAAGCACGAAGGGAGATGCTGCGTTTCTCGCACAGCTTCAGCGATTACCTGCAAGGCAGACCATTGTTTGTGATTCTGTCAGTACTGTTCACTGCTGTATTCCTTCTCAGCCTGTTCAGCTTTCCCGCCCTGCTTATTTATAGCCTTGGATACAAGGTTGATTACCTGGTATCTGTCGGGCTACTGGTTGTGACAACATTTATCATGTATTTCTCTCCGACACCCGGTGCTTCTGGTATTTCCGAAGGTGTGTTCGGCAGCTTTTTCACCGGTATCCTTTCAGGAAACCATCTGATTCTGGTTATCGTAAGCTGGCGTCTGATTACCATCTATCTCGGAATGACCATAGGACTCGTTGTGCTGCAAAGAGAGCTGATCAACAGTCGCAGGAAATCAGGATGA
- a CDS encoding PHB depolymerase family esterase, with protein sequence MSNVTFNWLRRVFMPALAVSITLLLPSLPATAGQTNSYTLPQQAYNQSRARDYKVYVPDNIQSPAPMVMALHGCKQTNDDVLNDWGLKAAADQYGFILVAPYITSYDGLRNQNCWGFWFDHHRHQGAGEVEDLYQIALEVESNYAVDPQRRYITGLSSGGAMTVVAAVAHNEYWAAAAPAAGIPYGEDASSVSLSGQCPGSATFHSVSRVVSDMEAELDDAYPIPLMVLQNENDCTVIKNSADNIRDAHLKAFGDPAFDTPAEAMAESAACSPYYQNNYSCTRTRYTRDGTSGSRSVVETVYLDGPLATPNAQDTDHGHYWVGGVNGSNGKWAVRAGPSYPDIIWSFFSAHSRDGSAPEGFPVITLIGDNPMTVALNTSFTDPGATAEDAEDGSVSVTANCSSVDVSAVGSYSCVYTATDSDSNETTAERQVEVWDPNAPTETCEQVTASPSAHVSAGRAYAGGSYNLRAYANGDNADIGGSFDSWSNVVLYEGDPGQWFASEPSACGGNDNGNGDDPFSCQDWNSSNLSHNMAGRAYYAGGYYSTGGDDYLGAFPGGYAWVKETSEGVFEQGQCQ encoded by the coding sequence ATGTCGAACGTTACGTTCAACTGGTTACGTCGTGTCTTTATGCCGGCGCTGGCGGTATCCATTACTTTATTGCTGCCATCTCTGCCTGCCACTGCAGGCCAGACCAATTCCTATACTCTCCCACAACAAGCCTATAACCAGTCCCGTGCCAGGGATTATAAAGTATACGTTCCGGACAATATCCAGTCGCCCGCACCCATGGTGATGGCTTTGCACGGCTGTAAACAGACCAATGATGATGTCCTGAATGACTGGGGCCTGAAGGCCGCCGCCGACCAGTATGGTTTTATTCTCGTCGCGCCCTATATCACCAGTTATGACGGGTTGCGCAATCAGAACTGCTGGGGCTTCTGGTTTGATCATCACCGCCATCAGGGGGCCGGAGAAGTAGAGGATCTGTACCAGATCGCTCTGGAGGTGGAAAGCAACTACGCTGTAGACCCTCAGCGTCGTTACATCACCGGGTTGTCATCTGGCGGGGCCATGACAGTTGTTGCTGCAGTCGCGCACAATGAATACTGGGCGGCAGCTGCACCGGCTGCCGGTATTCCCTATGGCGAGGATGCATCTTCAGTATCCCTGTCTGGCCAGTGTCCGGGGAGTGCAACTTTCCATAGTGTGTCTCGGGTAGTTTCCGATATGGAAGCTGAACTGGATGATGCCTATCCAATTCCTCTGATGGTGCTGCAGAACGAAAACGACTGCACGGTTATAAAAAACTCAGCTGACAACATCCGTGATGCCCACCTCAAAGCCTTCGGTGATCCGGCTTTTGATACCCCTGCCGAAGCAATGGCAGAATCTGCGGCCTGTTCCCCTTACTATCAGAATAACTACAGTTGCACCCGAACCCGGTATACCCGGGATGGTACCAGCGGGTCCCGCTCGGTGGTTGAAACGGTTTACCTCGATGGGCCTCTGGCTACGCCGAATGCCCAGGATACAGATCATGGCCACTATTGGGTTGGCGGTGTGAACGGCAGCAACGGCAAATGGGCTGTGCGAGCAGGACCCAGCTATCCCGATATTATCTGGAGTTTTTTTAGCGCCCATAGCCGCGACGGCTCCGCTCCGGAAGGGTTTCCTGTTATCACTTTGATTGGTGATAACCCTATGACCGTCGCGTTGAATACTTCCTTTACCGATCCGGGGGCAACAGCAGAGGATGCGGAAGATGGTTCCGTGTCGGTAACTGCGAACTGCAGCTCGGTTGATGTGTCTGCCGTAGGCTCATATTCCTGTGTGTACACTGCGACGGACAGCGATAGCAACGAGACCACAGCAGAGCGTCAGGTTGAGGTCTGGGATCCAAATGCACCGACCGAAACCTGCGAGCAGGTGACGGCGTCGCCCAGCGCGCATGTATCTGCGGGCCGTGCCTATGCGGGCGGCAGTTACAATCTCCGGGCCTATGCGAACGGTGATAACGCGGATATTGGCGGCTCGTTTGATAGCTGGAGCAATGTGGTTCTGTATGAAGGTGATCCGGGACAGTGGTTTGCCAGTGAGCCCTCAGCCTGTGGCGGAAATGACAATGGAAATGGTGATGACCCATTTTCCTGTCAGGACTGGAATTCCAGTAACCTGAGCCACAATATGGCCGGCCGCGCTTATTATGCTGGTGGTTACTACAGCACCGGAGGTGATGATTACCTGGGTGCTTTTCCCGGTGGTTATGCCTGGGTCAAGGAAACTTCGGAGGGTGTGTTCGAGCAGGGACAGTGTCAGTAG
- a CDS encoding LutB/LldF family L-lactate oxidation iron-sulfur protein, whose protein sequence is MTQTPHHTDVREFHPRARAAIADPKIRKNFRKAMDGLITKRKDAFEGWDLEALRDLGANIRLRALANLPDLLEQLEKKLSENGVKVHWAIDGDEACRIIRDICVARNAKTVIKGKSMVTEEMELNHYLDDHDIEALESDLGEYIVQLAGETPSHIIMPAIHKNTGEISELMHEKTGTDLSSDVEYLTASARHQLREKFMNADVGVSGVNFAVAETGTLCLVENEGNGRMTTTVPQCHIAVTGIEKVVGKLEDVAPLLALLTRSATGQHITTYFNMISGPRKPEELDGPEEVHLVLVDNGRSSIYQDDELLDTLRCIRCGACMNHCPVYTRVGGHTYGTTYPGPIGKILMPHLIGLDEGRHLPTASSLCGACGEVCPVKIPIPDLLVRLRQESVDGDKLNPAKVRGHGAKRGTLEAMVWKGWSWMHARPGVYRLGTKVASRLRRLQPGNLGGWTRYRTAPKLAARTLHERMKERSQ, encoded by the coding sequence ATGACTCAGACTCCTCACCATACAGACGTCAGGGAATTTCATCCCAGAGCGCGCGCAGCCATTGCGGACCCCAAAATACGGAAGAACTTCCGTAAAGCCATGGATGGGCTGATAACCAAGCGCAAGGATGCCTTCGAGGGCTGGGATCTGGAAGCGCTTAGGGATCTGGGCGCGAATATCCGCCTGCGGGCATTGGCGAATCTGCCCGACTTGCTCGAACAGCTTGAGAAAAAACTCTCCGAAAACGGCGTCAAGGTACACTGGGCGATTGATGGCGATGAAGCCTGCCGGATTATCCGGGACATCTGTGTTGCCCGGAATGCCAAAACAGTGATCAAAGGCAAATCCATGGTCACCGAGGAAATGGAGCTGAACCATTACCTTGATGACCATGACATTGAAGCTCTGGAGTCGGACCTGGGCGAATACATAGTGCAGCTTGCCGGTGAAACGCCGTCCCACATCATCATGCCAGCGATTCACAAAAATACCGGTGAAATTTCCGAACTGATGCATGAGAAAACCGGCACCGATCTCTCCAGTGATGTGGAATACCTGACCGCCAGCGCCCGCCATCAGTTGCGCGAAAAGTTCATGAATGCGGATGTGGGTGTGTCAGGTGTAAATTTTGCGGTCGCCGAAACCGGTACACTTTGCCTGGTAGAGAACGAAGGCAACGGGCGCATGACGACCACAGTCCCCCAATGTCATATTGCGGTTACCGGAATAGAGAAAGTAGTGGGCAAGCTCGAAGACGTAGCTCCACTTCTTGCGCTACTGACCCGCTCTGCAACAGGGCAGCACATCACCACCTACTTCAACATGATCTCCGGCCCGCGCAAACCGGAAGAGCTCGATGGCCCGGAAGAAGTGCACCTGGTGCTGGTAGACAACGGCCGATCATCGATCTATCAGGATGACGAACTACTGGACACCCTGCGCTGCATTCGCTGTGGCGCCTGCATGAACCATTGCCCTGTATATACCCGCGTGGGTGGGCACACCTATGGCACCACCTACCCAGGCCCTATCGGCAAAATCCTGATGCCCCATCTTATAGGTCTGGATGAAGGCCGGCACTTGCCCACCGCCTCAAGTCTGTGCGGTGCTTGTGGCGAAGTGTGCCCGGTTAAAATTCCGATACCGGATTTACTGGTTCGCCTGCGTCAGGAATCTGTAGATGGCGACAAGCTGAACCCCGCTAAAGTGCGTGGCCACGGCGCAAAACGTGGCACTCTGGAAGCCATGGTCTGGAAGGGCTGGAGCTGGATGCATGCCCGTCCGGGCGTTTATCGGCTCGGAACCAAAGTGGCATCACGTCTGCGCAGGCTACAACCAGGAAATCTTGGCGGCTGGACGCGCTACCGGACGGCACCAAAACTTGCTGCCAGGACACTCCATGAACGCATGAAGGAGCGCAGCCAATGA